Proteins found in one Campylobacter concisus genomic segment:
- a CDS encoding GDP-L-fucose synthase family protein: MDKNSKIYIAGHRGLVGSAIVKNLKSKGYENIITRTHSELDLMDQKAVYEFFEKEKPEYVVLAAAKVGGIVANSTYRADFIYENLQIQNNVIHQSYVHKVKKLLFLGSTCIYPKNAPQPMREEVLLTSPLEYTNEPYAIAKIAGMKMCESYNLQYGTNFISVMPTNLYGPNDNFDLETSHVLPALIRKIHLAKLLSEEKFDAVVKDLKAKDINEAMAYLGKFGISKDRVEIWGTGKPRREFLYSEDMADACIFLLENRDFKDTYDKNSKEIRNTHINIGTGKDISIKELANLVKNIVGFKGELCFNDSKPDGTMLKLTDPSKLHSLGWKHKVELEDGIKMLYKWY; this comes from the coding sequence ATGGATAAAAATAGCAAAATTTATATAGCAGGACACAGAGGACTGGTAGGCTCTGCTATAGTGAAAAATTTAAAATCAAAAGGCTATGAAAATATAATCACAAGAACTCATAGTGAGCTTGATCTAATGGATCAAAAAGCAGTTTATGAGTTTTTTGAAAAAGAAAAGCCTGAGTATGTGGTGCTAGCTGCTGCAAAGGTCGGCGGAATAGTGGCTAATAGCACGTATAGAGCTGATTTTATCTATGAAAATTTGCAAATTCAAAATAATGTGATCCATCAAAGCTATGTGCATAAGGTAAAAAAACTACTATTTCTGGGAAGTACTTGTATATATCCTAAAAATGCTCCGCAACCAATGAGGGAGGAGGTGCTTTTGACATCTCCACTTGAATACACAAATGAGCCATATGCGATCGCTAAAATAGCCGGCATGAAGATGTGTGAGAGCTATAATTTACAGTACGGCACAAATTTTATATCTGTTATGCCTACAAATTTATATGGTCCAAACGACAACTTTGATCTAGAAACTTCGCATGTATTGCCAGCACTTATAAGAAAGATACACCTAGCAAAGCTTTTAAGCGAAGAAAAATTTGACGCAGTGGTAAAAGATCTAAAAGCAAAAGATATAAATGAGGCTATGGCTTATCTTGGTAAATTTGGTATTTCAAAAGATAGAGTAGAAATTTGGGGCACAGGAAAACCTAGGCGAGAGTTTCTATATTCAGAAGATATGGCCGATGCTTGCATATTTTTACTGGAAAATAGAGACTTTAAAGATACTTATGACAAAAATAGCAAAGAGATAAGAAATACGCATATAAATATAGGTACTGGCAAAGATATATCTATAAAAGAGCTAGCAAATTTGGTTAAAAATATAGTTGGCTTTAAAGGAGAGCTGTGCTTTAATGATAGCAAACCTGATGGCACGATGTTAAAACTAACGGACCCCTCTAAGCTCCACTCTCTTGGTTGGAAACATAAAGTAGAGCTTGAAGATGGAATAAAGATGCTTTATAAGTGGTATTAA
- the aepX gene encoding phosphoenolpyruvate mutase — MKKVYVSIIADLVHAGHIKILKEAAKYGEVTVGLLTLKACGELNDIPYLDYNKRKEVLENLSMIKNIVPQDSASYKDNLLKIQPNFVIHGDDWQFGYQKKYRTEALELLRQWNGKLIEVPYSHDINEIKVKENIRKLGITSTARQSRLKKLLKAKKVLKILEVHNALSGLIVENASEVLEDGEIVTFDGMWSSSLTDSTSKGKPDIEAVDTTARLTTINEIFEVTTKPLIYDADTGGKPEHFEFTVKTLERIGVSAVIIEDKTGLKKNSLFGTEVEQTQDTVENFCYKIKSGKKAQITDDFMIIARIESLILDKGMEDALKRAFAYIDAGADGIMIHSRKKDPTEIINFIKEFRQKDNSTPIVVVPTSFNTVTIDEFSEMGVNVVIYANHMLRAAYPGMMKVAKSILKHKRSLEAEPDCMPIKAILELIPGTK; from the coding sequence ATGAAAAAAGTTTATGTAAGTATAATAGCTGATTTGGTACATGCCGGACATATTAAAATTTTAAAAGAAGCCGCAAAATACGGAGAAGTTACAGTTGGTCTTTTGACATTAAAAGCATGTGGTGAGTTAAATGATATTCCTTATTTAGATTATAATAAACGGAAAGAAGTTCTAGAAAATCTTTCTATGATAAAAAATATTGTTCCACAAGATAGTGCCAGTTATAAAGATAATTTGTTAAAAATACAACCAAATTTTGTTATTCATGGTGATGATTGGCAATTTGGTTATCAAAAAAAATATCGTACAGAGGCTTTAGAATTATTAAGACAATGGAATGGAAAATTAATAGAAGTGCCTTATAGTCATGATATAAATGAAATAAAAGTAAAGGAAAATATTAGAAAATTAGGCATAACATCTACTGCCAGACAAAGCAGGTTAAAAAAACTACTAAAAGCAAAAAAAGTTTTAAAAATACTTGAGGTTCATAATGCTTTAAGCGGTCTTATTGTTGAAAATGCTAGTGAAGTACTAGAAGATGGAGAGATTGTAACATTTGATGGTATGTGGTCTAGTTCACTTACTGATTCTACCTCAAAAGGCAAACCAGATATTGAGGCTGTAGATACTACAGCCAGGTTAACAACCATAAATGAGATTTTTGAAGTAACAACAAAGCCTCTTATATATGATGCAGATACTGGAGGAAAACCGGAACACTTTGAATTTACTGTTAAAACATTAGAGAGAATTGGAGTTAGCGCTGTAATTATTGAGGATAAAACTGGATTAAAGAAAAATTCTCTCTTTGGAACAGAAGTAGAGCAGACACAAGATACTGTAGAAAATTTCTGTTATAAAATCAAATCTGGCAAAAAGGCACAAATTACAGATGATTTTATGATTATTGCTAGAATTGAAAGCTTAATTTTGGATAAAGGTATGGAAGATGCTCTAAAAAGAGCTTTTGCATATATAGATGCTGGCGCAGATGGAATAATGATACATTCAAGAAAAAAAGACCCAACTGAAATAATAAATTTTATAAAAGAGTTTAGACAAAAAGACAATAGTACCCCTATAGTAGTTGTTCCAACATCATTTAATACTGTTACAATAGATGAATTTTCTGAAATGGGGGTAAATGTTGTGATATATGCAAACCATATGTTAAGGGCTGCTTATCCAGGTATGATGAAGGTTGCAAAGTCTATTTTAAAACATAAAAGGTCGCTTGAAGCAGAACCTGACTGTATGCCCATAAAGGCTATTTTAGAACTGATACCAGGTACAAAATAA
- a CDS encoding thiamine pyrophosphate-dependent enzyme, translated as MALDTRDFISRLIANGYTHLCVVPCSFIKYVINEAINNPNIEYVPCASEAVACSIASGLKMADKKPIVLVQSSGITNMGSCITSLLKPYNITFPILSSWRTYSDGDSEIQHEHLATGLPSLISAYGYKSQILDNNSINDAIRQIEICNNTPTIGIIEKNSFTKVELEDKNKLDLSIYIPRSKFLEALNRIFKDNDVLIIGTTGNTSREMYTFMKNTNNFYMVGNMGGALSIGLGAAKVGKNVIVCGGDAEFVMHMGGLTTAGRYKNDVNLTYILFDNESNKSTGGQSTYQKHLDYISIAKACGLYVVDNIVYGIEEFEQKVKVIKGLKFIHVKCGLDNEVPRPPLEVIKVNKFN; from the coding sequence ATGGCACTTGATACAAGAGATTTTATTAGTAGATTAATAGCGAACGGATATACACATCTTTGCGTTGTTCCATGTAGTTTTATAAAATATGTTATAAATGAGGCAATAAATAATCCGAATATTGAGTATGTCCCATGTGCCAGTGAGGCAGTTGCTTGCAGTATAGCATCTGGTTTAAAAATGGCAGATAAAAAGCCAATTGTATTAGTCCAGTCCAGTGGTATTACAAACATGGGTAGTTGCATTACCAGCCTATTAAAACCATATAATATTACTTTTCCGATTTTATCTAGTTGGAGAACGTATAGTGATGGAGATAGTGAAATACAACATGAGCATCTAGCAACAGGATTGCCGTCTCTTATATCTGCATATGGATATAAGAGCCAGATATTAGATAATAATAGTATTAATGATGCCATAAGACAAATTGAAATCTGCAATAATACACCAACTATTGGGATTATAGAAAAAAATAGTTTTACTAAGGTTGAGCTTGAGGACAAAAATAAATTGGATTTGTCTATTTATATTCCTAGAAGTAAGTTTTTAGAGGCTTTGAATAGAATTTTTAAAGATAATGATGTGCTAATTATTGGAACCACCGGAAACACATCAAGAGAAATGTATACATTTATGAAAAATACAAATAATTTTTATATGGTTGGAAATATGGGTGGAGCTTTAAGTATTGGACTTGGAGCTGCTAAGGTAGGTAAAAATGTTATAGTATGTGGAGGTGATGCAGAATTTGTTATGCATATGGGTGGACTTACTACTGCTGGAAGATATAAAAACGATGTAAATTTAACTTATATTTTATTTGATAATGAGTCAAATAAATCTACCGGTGGACAGAGTACATATCAAAAGCATTTAGATTATATAAGCATCGCAAAAGCGTGTGGACTATATGTAGTTGATAACATAGTTTATGGTATTGAAGAATTTGAACAAAAAGTAAAAGTTATTAAAGGATTAAAATTTATCCATGTGAAGTGTGGTCTAGACAATGAAGTGCCAAGACCGCCACTAGAAGTTATAAAAGTTAATAAATTTAATTAA
- a CDS encoding 2-aminoethylphosphonate aminotransferase, which yields MINTAVILAAGFGSRLKERTKLKPKGLLEIEGISLVKRSIDNLLSCGIEKIYIGTGYLAEIYEKFSLNYPQIETVKSDKYEITSSMYTLYCMKEKLNDDFLLLESDLLYEKDALKFLLEDELDNIVLASDKTNSNDEVYIEIDENYNLVSLSKKREELGSIYGELVGISKVSIKNYKIMCETFEKQDNLKIDYENIMAKISSKSSFFVKKINGLIWCEIDDKDHLRRAIEKILPKIKAKNMKIKRNILLNPGPATTTDTVKMAQVVPDICPREKEFGDIMEYVSSELTSIVANTNDYTTVLFGGSGTAAVEAILTSVVPYNKSILIINNGAYGTRMCQIASRYKIKYIEFKSSSIEPVDLKKVKEVIKQNNSSISHLAVIHNETTTGILNNLSDLGKLAKQYNIEFIVDAMSSYAAIPIDMQKQNISYLASSSNKNIQGMAGVSFVVAKKSSLDELKNITPRTFYLSLYEQYDNFKKNYQMRFTPPVQTIYALKQAIIEAKDEGIENRYKRYCKSWETLIKALKEMGLTYLVNDKYHSKIITSIHIPDGIDFNDMHNYFYERGFTIYPGKVAEFNTFRIANIGQIDSKDIEDFIVILKEYLNR from the coding sequence ATGATAAATACAGCAGTTATACTGGCAGCAGGTTTCGGAAGTAGATTAAAAGAAAGGACAAAATTAAAACCAAAAGGTCTTTTAGAAATAGAAGGCATTTCTCTTGTCAAAAGAAGTATAGATAATTTATTATCATGTGGAATTGAAAAAATATATATAGGTACTGGCTATTTGGCTGAAATATATGAAAAATTTTCACTTAATTATCCACAAATAGAAACAGTTAAAAGTGATAAGTACGAGATAACTAGTAGTATGTATACTCTTTATTGTATGAAAGAAAAGTTAAATGATGATTTTTTGCTCCTTGAATCTGATTTATTATATGAAAAAGATGCATTAAAATTTCTTCTTGAAGATGAATTGGACAATATTGTTTTGGCAAGTGATAAAACAAATTCGAATGATGAAGTGTATATAGAGATCGATGAAAATTATAATCTTGTTTCTTTGTCAAAAAAAAGAGAAGAATTAGGATCTATATACGGAGAACTTGTTGGGATATCGAAAGTTTCAATAAAAAATTATAAGATTATGTGTGAGACCTTTGAAAAACAAGATAATCTAAAAATAGATTATGAAAATATCATGGCTAAAATTTCAAGTAAAAGTTCATTTTTTGTTAAAAAGATAAACGGTCTTATATGGTGTGAGATAGATGACAAAGACCATTTAAGAAGAGCAATTGAAAAAATACTACCTAAAATAAAGGCAAAAAATATGAAAATTAAAAGAAATATATTATTAAATCCAGGGCCAGCAACAACAACCGATACTGTCAAAATGGCTCAAGTTGTACCAGATATTTGCCCAAGAGAAAAAGAATTTGGTGATATCATGGAATATGTTTCGTCCGAACTTACAAGTATTGTTGCTAATACTAATGACTATACCACGGTATTATTTGGTGGAAGTGGTACAGCAGCTGTAGAAGCTATATTAACTTCCGTTGTTCCATACAATAAGAGCATACTGATTATAAATAATGGTGCTTATGGAACAAGAATGTGTCAAATAGCATCAAGATATAAGATAAAATATATAGAATTTAAAAGTTCATCTATAGAGCCAGTGGACTTAAAAAAAGTAAAGGAAGTAATAAAGCAAAATAATAGCTCCATTTCTCATCTTGCTGTTATACACAACGAGACTACTACGGGTATTTTAAATAACCTTAGTGATTTAGGAAAATTGGCAAAACAATATAATATAGAGTTTATAGTAGATGCTATGAGTTCTTATGCTGCTATCCCAATCGATATGCAAAAACAAAATATTTCATATTTGGCCTCTAGTAGTAACAAAAATATTCAAGGTATGGCCGGTGTCAGTTTTGTAGTTGCTAAAAAATCTTCTTTGGATGAGTTAAAAAACATAACACCAAGAACTTTTTATTTAAGTCTTTATGAACAGTATGATAATTTTAAAAAAAATTATCAAATGAGATTTACTCCACCAGTACAAACCATATATGCTCTTAAGCAAGCTATTATTGAAGCTAAAGATGAGGGTATAGAAAATAGATACAAGAGGTATTGTAAATCTTGGGAAACTTTAATAAAAGCCCTAAAAGAGATGGGGTTAACTTATTTAGTAAATGACAAATATCACTCTAAAATTATCACTTCTATTCATATACCTGATGGTATAGATTTTAATGATATGCATAATTATTTTTATGAGAGAGGCTTTACTATTTACCCTGGAAAGGTGGCAGAATTTAATACTTTTAGGATTGCAAATATAGGGCAGATAGATAGTAAAGATATTGAAGATTTTATTGTAATTTTAAAAGAGTATTTAAACAGATGA
- a CDS encoding flippase: MIKKIKSLKSNNEFMKYFNNTSYLLFDKIFKMLISFFVVIYLTRYLGPERFGLLSYAQSFVSIFIAFASLGLSQIIVRDIVNDQNNVDKVLGTAFFMMLTSSIISMGVIFILSFFIYKESQTRLLVNIVAITVIFQVFYILIESFFQARVLSKYIVFASNTGFLVSSFIKILLVYFSMPLMYFAYALVFDSLFLALSCLFIYNYKGGNILGWKIEKVLLKKYIKISIPMLMVSITAFIYTRTDQIMIKHMLGDDANGNYAAAIRVSELFYFIPSIIVASIYPKLVELKLQNQDSYLKLLEKLYRLVLWISIPIALIMTFCSSFIITILYGEKFASAPHILSVLSWCIIFASIDAVFVKILYVEKFESRYLYKSTFGVLINIVLNYILINTHGVVGAAMATLITLICVSYVFDLLDPKLREYYYLKLVCWTPLNNVKE, encoded by the coding sequence ATGATTAAAAAAATAAAATCATTAAAATCAAATAATGAGTTTATGAAATATTTTAATAATACATCATATTTACTTTTTGATAAGATTTTCAAAATGTTAATATCTTTTTTTGTAGTTATATATTTAACAAGATATTTGGGCCCAGAAAGGTTTGGTTTGCTTTCATATGCTCAGAGCTTTGTAAGTATATTTATTGCATTTGCCTCTTTAGGTCTAAGTCAAATTATAGTAAGAGATATTGTAAACGATCAAAATAATGTAGATAAGGTGCTTGGAACCGCATTTTTTATGATGCTTACCTCGTCTATTATATCCATGGGAGTTATTTTTATATTAAGTTTTTTTATTTATAAAGAATCTCAAACTAGGTTATTAGTAAATATAGTGGCAATAACTGTTATTTTTCAAGTTTTTTATATTTTAATTGAAAGTTTTTTCCAAGCAAGAGTTTTATCAAAATATATAGTTTTTGCTAGTAATACAGGTTTTTTGGTTTCATCTTTTATAAAAATATTATTAGTTTATTTTAGTATGCCATTAATGTATTTTGCATATGCGCTTGTGTTCGATAGTCTTTTTTTAGCATTGAGTTGTTTGTTTATATATAATTACAAGGGCGGAAATATATTAGGTTGGAAAATTGAAAAAGTATTGTTAAAAAAATATATAAAAATTTCTATACCAATGCTTATGGTATCTATAACAGCATTTATATATACAAGAACTGATCAAATTATGATAAAACATATGCTTGGGGACGATGCAAATGGGAACTATGCAGCAGCAATAAGAGTTAGTGAACTGTTTTATTTTATTCCTAGTATTATCGTGGCTTCTATATATCCAAAATTAGTAGAATTAAAATTACAAAATCAAGACAGCTATTTAAAACTACTTGAAAAACTTTATAGATTGGTATTGTGGATATCTATTCCGATTGCCTTAATAATGACCTTTTGTAGTAGTTTTATTATTACAATATTATATGGTGAAAAGTTTGCTAGTGCCCCGCATATTTTATCTGTCCTTTCATGGTGTATTATCTTTGCATCGATTGATGCAGTTTTTGTAAAAATACTCTATGTTGAAAAATTTGAGTCAAGGTATTTATATAAAAGCACATTTGGTGTATTAATTAATATAGTACTTAACTATATTTTAATTAATACACATGGTGTTGTTGGTGCTGCTATGGCGACACTAATTACACTAATATGTGTAAGTTATGTTTTTGATTTGTTGGATCCGAAATTAAGAGAATATTATTATTTAAAACTAGTATGTTGGACACCACTAAATAATGTTAAGGAATAA
- a CDS encoding FkbM family methyltransferase, whose protein sequence is MQSKIRRMAKIIMPRLYRKLSEMRKKQVINKLKDNYPNLKIFGPISQGNRKLFSQDNQDYIIYENFFKNKKDGFFCDIGGNHPLKINNTLYFEQLGWHGVAFEPLPYLADLWIRHRKAKLFSYALSDAEKEMVFTIVKNTTGWEDMLSFVKETRTIDYEYETEEILVKARTFREVMKEENITHIDYLSLDVEGHELNVLEGIDFNAVRINVLTIENNPPCSPIYGDESIRKIMLKNDFVLWGRIIGLDDIYVHKDYLKQSLGGELL, encoded by the coding sequence ATGCAATCTAAAATTAGAAGAATGGCAAAAATAATAATGCCAAGACTATATAGAAAATTGAGTGAAATGCGAAAAAAACAGGTTATTAATAAGTTAAAAGATAACTACCCAAACTTAAAAATATTTGGTCCTATTTCTCAGGGCAATAGAAAATTATTCTCACAAGATAATCAAGATTATATCATATATGAAAATTTTTTTAAAAATAAAAAAGATGGTTTTTTTTGCGACATTGGCGGGAATCATCCGTTAAAGATAAATAATACTTTATATTTCGAGCAATTAGGCTGGCACGGTGTAGCCTTTGAACCTTTGCCGTATCTGGCTGATCTTTGGATTAGGCACAGGAAGGCAAAGCTTTTTTCTTATGCTCTTTCTGATGCTGAAAAGGAAATGGTTTTTACTATTGTAAAAAATACCACCGGATGGGAAGACATGCTTTCTTTTGTCAAAGAAACAAGAACTATAGATTATGAATATGAAACGGAAGAAATTTTAGTGAAGGCTAGGACCTTTAGAGAAGTTATGAAAGAGGAAAATATTACTCATATAGATTATTTATCATTAGATGTTGAAGGGCACGAATTAAATGTATTAGAAGGAATTGATTTTAATGCCGTTAGAATTAATGTATTAACTATAGAAAATAACCCTCCTTGCTCTCCGATTTATGGAGATGAGTCAATAAGAAAAATTATGTTAAAAAATGATTTTGTTTTATGGGGAAGAATAATCGGCTTGGATGATATCTATGTGCATAAAGATTACTTAAAGCAATCTCTTGGTGGAGAGTTGCTATAG